A single window of Sporosarcina sp. Marseille-Q4943 DNA harbors:
- the rnz gene encoding ribonuclease Z: MELVFLGTGAGMPSKQRNTSSMIVNLSAEQGGYWMFDCGEATQHQLLRTSIKPRKINKIFITHLHGDHIFGLPGFLGSRSFLGGEDELIIYGPVGIKEWITTTLRLTKTHLTYPLKIEEIDEGVIFEDDQFIVSTQELQHVIQCFGFRIEQKPLSGKLLVDKAFESGVPKGPLLKKLKDGEDVELADGRIVYSKDVTGEPQNGFTVAVLGDTKYCSAAVELADRADILIHEATFDNETGDLAKEYGHSTIGDAARTANEANVNALIANHISARFMPADIGILQEQGKAVFPNVHIAEDFSHFEWKNEQLIKK, encoded by the coding sequence ATGGAACTAGTATTCTTAGGAACCGGAGCCGGTATGCCATCCAAGCAACGCAACACATCATCCATGATCGTCAATCTGTCTGCAGAGCAAGGTGGCTATTGGATGTTCGATTGCGGCGAGGCAACGCAGCATCAACTGTTGAGAACGTCAATCAAACCACGGAAAATCAATAAGATTTTCATCACTCATCTGCATGGTGACCATATTTTCGGTTTGCCTGGATTCCTTGGGTCGCGGTCTTTTTTAGGTGGTGAAGATGAATTGATCATTTACGGACCGGTCGGAATTAAGGAATGGATAACGACTACGCTTCGTCTAACGAAAACCCACTTGACGTATCCGTTGAAAATAGAGGAGATCGATGAAGGGGTAATCTTTGAAGATGATCAATTTATTGTGTCAACACAAGAACTCCAACATGTCATCCAATGTTTCGGTTTTAGAATCGAGCAAAAGCCGTTGTCCGGTAAGCTTCTTGTAGATAAAGCATTCGAATCAGGAGTCCCAAAAGGTCCTTTATTGAAAAAATTGAAGGATGGGGAAGACGTCGAGCTCGCTGATGGGCGAATCGTTTATAGCAAAGATGTGACGGGTGAACCGCAAAATGGGTTTACGGTTGCTGTTCTCGGAGATACAAAATACTGTTCAGCCGCTGTTGAATTGGCAGACAGAGCAGACATTCTGATCCATGAAGCAACATTTGATAATGAAACCGGAGACCTTGCGAAAGAGTACGGCCATTCGACAATAGGGGATGCGGCACGAACAGCGAATGAGGCAAATGTGAATGCACTAATCGCAAACCATATTAGTGCACGTTTCATGCCAGCTGATATCGGTATTTTACAGGAGCAAGGTAAAGCTGTTTTTCCGAACGTCCACATTGCAGAAGACTTCAGCCACTTTGAGTGGAAAAACGAACAGTTGATAAAAAAATAA
- the namA gene encoding NADPH dehydrogenase NamA, whose amino-acid sequence MAMLFTPYSIRGVEFKNRIVMAPMCMYSCHNLDGKVEDWHKIHYATRAVGQVGLIIVEATAVLPEGRISDRDLGIWSDDHVEGLTEIVRLMKQHGSKTGIQLAHAGRKATVDGDIYAPSAIGFNEQYKTPVEMSLKEIQDTIVAFKDAAVRAKDAGFDVIELHAAHGYLINEFLSPLANERNDDYGGPSENRYRFLREIIDSVRSVWDGPLFVRISAEDYADGGMTTSQYIEMVNWMKTQDVDLIDVSSGAVVPAKIDAYPGYQVPFAEQIKKESSIATGAVGLITTGLQAEEILKNGRADVVLLARELLRNPYWAYTAAKELGVTIDPPKQYDRGWTFNK is encoded by the coding sequence ATGGCGATGTTATTTACACCTTATTCAATTCGCGGAGTAGAATTTAAAAATAGGATTGTCATGGCACCAATGTGCATGTATTCATGTCATAACTTAGATGGTAAAGTTGAAGATTGGCATAAGATTCACTATGCCACTCGGGCTGTCGGGCAAGTCGGATTGATTATCGTGGAAGCGACTGCCGTTTTGCCGGAAGGTCGCATTTCGGATCGGGATCTTGGCATTTGGAGCGATGACCATGTGGAGGGACTAACTGAAATTGTTCGTCTTATGAAGCAGCATGGTTCGAAGACAGGTATCCAACTTGCGCATGCCGGCAGGAAGGCTACGGTGGATGGCGATATTTATGCGCCGAGTGCAATTGGCTTCAATGAACAGTATAAAACACCAGTCGAAATGTCTCTTAAGGAAATCCAGGATACAATTGTCGCTTTCAAGGATGCCGCCGTTCGGGCGAAAGACGCTGGCTTTGATGTCATCGAGTTGCATGCCGCCCATGGCTATTTGATCAATGAATTCCTCTCGCCACTTGCAAATGAGAGAAATGACGATTATGGAGGGCCATCTGAAAATCGCTATCGCTTTTTGCGTGAAATCATCGATTCTGTCCGTTCAGTTTGGGACGGTCCTTTATTCGTCCGTATATCGGCAGAGGATTATGCAGATGGCGGAATGACGACTTCCCAATACATCGAAATGGTGAATTGGATGAAAACGCAAGATGTCGATTTGATAGATGTCAGTTCGGGCGCTGTAGTTCCCGCTAAAATCGATGCGTATCCTGGCTATCAAGTGCCGTTTGCGGAACAGATAAAAAAAGAGAGCAGTATTGCGACAGGCGCTGTCGGCTTGATCACGACCGGATTGCAAGCCGAGGAAATTTTGAAGAACGGCCGAGCTGATGTTGTATTATTAGCCCGTGAATTGCTGCGCAACCCATATTGGGCTTATACGGCCGCGAAGGAATTGGGCGTGACGATTGACCCGCCTAAGCAGTATGATCGCGGCTGGACTTTTAATAAATAA